One Paraburkholderia kururiensis DNA window includes the following coding sequences:
- a CDS encoding Hcp family type VI secretion system effector: MAIPAYMWLKDDGGADIKGSVTVQGREGSVELVAFNHGVHIPTDGNTGKLTGTRVHKPITLTKETDASTPYLYKAVTSGQTLKSVEIKWYKIDDAGKEKEYFNTKLDNVKIVAVNPVMYDIKNPDYEKHNHLENVELRYETITWSYKDGNIIHKDTWNERS, translated from the coding sequence ATGGCAATTCCGGCCTACATGTGGCTCAAGGACGACGGCGGTGCCGACATCAAGGGTTCGGTGACGGTGCAGGGCCGCGAGGGTAGCGTCGAGCTCGTCGCATTCAATCACGGCGTGCATATCCCGACCGACGGCAACACCGGCAAGCTGACCGGCACGCGCGTCCACAAGCCCATCACCCTGACGAAGGAAACTGACGCATCCACGCCGTACCTGTACAAAGCCGTGACCAGTGGTCAGACGCTCAAGTCGGTCGAGATCAAGTGGTACAAGATCGACGACGCTGGCAAGGAGAAGGAGTACTTCAACACGAAGCTCGACAACGTCAAGATCGTCGCAGTCAATCCGGTGATGTACGACATCAAGAACCCGGACTACGAGAAGCACAACCATCTGGAAAACGTCGAACTGCGCTACGAGACCATCACGTGGTCGTACAAGGACGGCAACATCATCCACAAGGACACCTGGAACGAGCGTTCCTGA